Within Wyeomyia smithii strain HCP4-BCI-WySm-NY-G18 chromosome 2, ASM2978416v1, whole genome shotgun sequence, the genomic segment TCATGGTTAGTATTGCATGAAAGATGACAAGATAAGTATGCCAATACTATCCAGTTTTGAGCAACAACTAAACGATCTCAACAGAAAGAACCGTACGAGCGTTTACCATGCTAGAGTATGCTAATAGGTACATTTTTCTGTGTTGTTAAGTTAGTACAACGTTTTACTTCAAAAATGAAAGGTGATTACGCTAAAAGGCAAGTTTTCAAGCGCTCAAGTTTTTCTTCTTAGTAGAGTTCAACTATTAAAACTACAAtaagctattgaaaaaaaaaaacgcaacgtTTTTAACCTTTTTCACCAGTTACATGTTCTCTGACCTAATATTTCGCACAACTGTAATGTGTTTGTTAAATGATATCTTTTGAAATCAACGCTATGAATAGTTTAGACACTATCAAAAAAAGTTCaatcagaaaaataaatttcaatcaCTTGAAGTACTTGACGGTAGTTATGTGAAAAGAAAAGTTAGAGAGGTTGTATATGAGACAATACCGTCagtttaacgtagaattacgagaGCCAGTcgtatgtcaatgtatttcttgcgaTAGGTTAGGGAATACATTCTATTGGGATTAATCAATTCGCTGCCGATcattcaaaaatatcaggattataacaaatcttgatattttgttacgaacttttgtatcaacttgtgttctaaacttggtctcgttaaaagttaaaatatcaaaattgctatcaaaattacttactgattgttacaaattatagcaagttttgtaaggtttttggcagaaaaagatcagaactAGTTAAAACGTGACAAATTTTGTTAAAgatatgctttaaaaaacacactttaaaacattcaagtgtatgataacagaatttgatgtaattttgtaTCGTTCTGACATATCAAGAATATAACAGGCTTTGTTTGTATTACAGTTCAGATATAGATTTGGCTTTGTATTacagttcagatatatttgcgttacccgtttgttataatcttTTGATCGGGCGcctcaatttttggcctctatgCATAAtcatgattacggaaatatccatgttatgtggtatttggtcatttagaGATGTTTTCCGGGAACCAGAAGTCGCTATTTTAAACTTCAATAGGCGTCTGAGATCGATTTCCGGTCGCTGGGCATCAGCTtgtttccggaaatacccatattggacgGTATTTAGCCTCCTTTTCCAGCTCGGACCGGTCAAAATCTGCGTTCGAAACAAGTCTCTACAAtgctcaatagtacaatagtttgaaccaCAAAATCATAATTTTGCGCATTTTGGTGAACGcgtagctaattttccaatagTTTGCTGAAAGCATGAAAAATTCGTTTGAAACTGACTTAAACTGAGTTTAAAGCATTtggaattggacaatttttgtgacgctcttaataatatgtatatttttaatttacacCCTCAGTTCGATTAGCCACGAGAGAACACTCTTTGTATCAGCTTGTTAGCAGATCCTAAATTTGTTCTAGTCTGGCGCGAAGCCATTCGCGACCTATTGACTGTGATAATTCCTGTGAGAGTAGGTTAAGttgaaacattttatttattgcaaATTATCTATACTTTCCACTATCTTCCATACCTTATTATCTCTGCTCACTATTCTTTCCTACTTGAACTTATATCTCCATCTTCACTTAACTTTTGACCTTAATTTCCTAATTTTATTCTCCAGCTCacactataattttttttaacttctgCTTTCTCTCTCCAATATGGGTCGAATTCGCTCTGATGGAGTTACGGTGCTGCCACCTTCAATTTGTTTACTCTCTGGGTGCAGGGGATAGGAATTTCTTCAAGGGTGAAATTTCCCTAAAATTCGCATACGGGCAGTTCAATGTGTGTGAAGGAGATGATTTAATTCCGTCAGGGCGAATTCTTCCTATCCCAATCGGGCCCAAGTGACGTTTACATGTTCTCTTCCTGTTTCTCAGTGCCTCTTTCTCGCCTAGTGTTGCCAAGTGTATCATTCTCGCCCAATCTGGGGGCTGTTCGCAACACCCTCTGTCAGAGTGTTGATGTAATTCTGtatcaaaattcaaattgaAACAGTCATCAGTTCCATTTGAAATGACGCGATGAACACCAAAcggaaaagaaagaaaaaagtaaaagtattCGATGACAGTATTCGAAaggaatcaaatgaaaatgaaactgttcgaatcaaaGTGGCAGCGCgaaatattcagtttcattattTTGTTTTGAGCATAAAGAGCCCTGGTTGCATCACTTATCaaggtgaatcctgatccaacgttCACCCTTCCTTTCTAAAACCTCCTTTCTGTGATCTTTTTGGAAATGCAGTGCTATACACGGTATCCAAACAGCAAAAGTCACGCTAACATTTTCCCTTCCTTCTTCCCACCTGATTACAAGGACGTGGAGTGAGCAAttagtcaagctaagctaagctttgATTCAAATGATGTGTTTATGGACcttactagttgaacgttcccggcgatgctcgggatcaaaagtttcaaagatagatttttttatatttcattgctgcattagctcaactcacttcaaaaatataattcacatcttATACTTATATCATCACTTCAAGTAGGGTTTCGAACGTTTTCGTCAGTGGTTTCCTTCGGgccttttttgcataagatcgctgcaaaaaaactaccgaagaaaaccactgacgaagacgttcgataccctacttcaatattctgagaacgcgcagaacggaaatacccatattggattgtttttttttctgattttgggctgatttacagaaactggaagtcaccattttggatttcaaaatgacgtatggagttccactttcgaaagtattgaaattgttggccaaatatcactttagaagtcataaatttgcatgtttcacgtagttttgtgaataatatcttaaatttagtaatcagatacttgttatttttcttcaaatgtcttttctgaacgttaacaaacattttaatgaaaaaaaacatgtgtcatcgctataaaatgacgtatggagttccactttcggaagtgttgaaattgttggccaaatatcacttaaggttattttcctgaaaccggaaatcgccattttttaatccacaaaacttcgtagaaaataagaaaataaaagatttttaatgcttaagctgcctcttaatcgatattcaaacaaatgaatcgtaacctttcctccagctaaatgtcccaagagttttttttttcttcatctataagtcccaagagttctagtttggattaacgtaaaaaaagtaaaacagtaaaattaagagcagaatgaccttctggttaaaagttctctaataaaaatcaaattcaaattcaatagTACagaagtaaatcgaatgccgtaatatgtaactattcacaaaactacgaaaacatcagaaatgtaaaggtttatgctagagacatgggttattctgcaaaaaaaaaaatgtagatgttgtaagaacaacgaacattttattgcaaaaaaaaaaacaaatcattgaattttgattcagaggcgaattgcgcatgaaaagtcaaaattttgcatgtaatcgtataaaacgtataaatttgaaaaatatttttaggtgattttctgtattctgtatgctgtatgtggtcctcgtggctctgtggttagcgatgtcgattggctcccacacggttgtgatatcgggttcgatccccgatcatgtcgagaatcttttcgagctgcaatttttttcgactcagctctggggtacgatgtatcgttgttcttatcctacaacatgcgaaatgtgctaaaacaatatcgataacgaattttctcaactaatctggttgatcgagaacggtattagaaggctgcaatattgttgtgttgtatacagaaaatcatcttcaaacatacattttatattttaacataaacaaacattttaatgaaaaaagaatcacatgtcatcgctttaaatttcgatttagaggcaaattcagcataaaaagtcataattttgcatgcttcacgtagttttgtgaataatatctcaagttttagcaatcagatacttttcatttttcctcaaatgtctttcctgaacgttaacaaacatttaaatgaaaaaagaatcacatgtcatcgctttaaattttgatttagaggtaaatttgGCAggaaaagtcataaatttgcatgtttcacgcagttttgtgaataatatctcaagttttagtaatcatatactttttatttttcctcaaatgtctttcctgaacgttaacaaacaaaagtagtcaaaattacaagattccTCATGGCTTTCGATGTTTCCGAGAGgagacagattcaggcaaccgattaaacgtatatacacaaacaaaacaatagatttttagacagaaaagccttaagtcccgttgccgcaaaacactagcgcattgaccggttgccagctaaaatgttgtttttgataatttctgtgaccgttcgcgcactatcaaagcaGAAAGAGGTGCAAAATAtcatgtaattatactgtgaaAGACAcgctaaagaaatttttcaattattatataacttggtagtaaaactacggtgggcggtcttacccagcagagcggtcttaccctgtttacccctatcgGTTCTGAAGCAGTTCAACATGAAGCGATGGAAACCAGTAGAAAAACCGATGAACAGCAGCTAGCAGCATAGTTAAAATACGAGCCCGAAAGATGACAATGAATCCTCTTCTATGAAAGAGATTCCAGGAATCCATCGGATGTCTTGTGTGTTTGGGGCAGAATACTTGGCCGAATATTTTTTGCGGTGTACATTCTTAGCAGCTTTAATAACAATCCCGAGGTCAAACATTGGAACGCGGTGAAGCATGTTTTGCGTTACCCACGTAGAACCTCCACCAGCGTAATCGGTTATTGCGATTCTGACTGGGGATCAGATCTAGACAAGAGGAAGAATTCAATGACAACGTCTTCATGGCACAGGGCGGTGGATTTGCGAGAAGCAATCGAAAGGGTACTATCAACGTGTGAAGCGGAATATGTACATACATATTCGTTTCGACTGCCGTACAGGAAGCATCTTGGTGGCGTGGCCCGTTACCATTTTTCAATGGTGATAGCGATGAGGCGATTGAGATCCGATGCGACAACCAAAACTGCATTGCGAACGCGATAACAGACGCTCTCCGCCGTGATATGGCAAACCTGACCTTGAGGAGGAGTGTTGAACACGTTGTTCCTATTCTAACCACTATCGAAAACAAACGTCATAACTAACCTTGCTATAATACAAGCAAATAAAAGTAAGCTCTCTAGTTTACTGCAATTGATTCAGCAGGTTAACTAAGCTGTAGcttttttattgtaaaaaaagGGTCAATTTACATGTATTAGTGTTTGACCAGTTCGTAATCATGAAAGTGCAGTTAAATTTCTGGGTGCAGCCATGTAAATGGTACACCAATATTTATGACGCGATAATAATAAAGGTTCCACCTTTTACCACTACAAAGATTGGCAatagacgatttatctattagTTAATTAgtttataacaataaaaattcaaatcagGCAAAAAGTAAACCGATTTAACAATACAAAATCCTTTCGTAATATTCCAATGCTTAACAACGAGAAAAAATTGATTATAATACTATTATTTGGGACACTTCAAATGGTTTCCCACACGATCAAATGTAAAATCACTGAAAATAGTTCATTCAGTTCTATCAATAAAGCAGCCCTGTATGCAGTATTTGCAACAAGGTTGTGCGAAATTTCGAGGTTTCCGAAACTGAACGAagtttttctcgaaattcttcaaaaaatgaCTAAAACTTATAAATTTTGAGTTAATCTTTCGATTGATTCATATTTAAACAGAAGGCTTAAGGATATTTAAAGTTTATTTAAGtggaaaattttcaagaaaattccGGAAATCAGGAAAATTATAGTAAACTATAggtttattaaaactttatacGGTCAAAGCTTTGAAGCATTTCCGCACCTCAAGCAAGTTTAAAACTGCAAAATATTGGATCAGGAATCATAATTTGTATCCATTTATTAAAAAACTTGTTCTCAATTTCGGTTAATTTCGTGAAACTCGAATTTTTTTCGCGAAATTCGCACACCCTAAATTTGCAATTCCAAAACGCTTCATCGTTCGCAACAATAACTTCTTAGACATCCTTCCAAAAGCGCGTTTTAATTAGAGACACCACACAATTATTTTCTGCTGACTGATACCAAAAAGTAACACAAATTTGAGTGTTATTTTGATGATAAACTGTTCAGTTTGGAAATAGCCTACCTGTGACATTAAAGTAATTTAAAAGTTGATTTTTCGTAACAACATAATATCTAGTGCCAATAAGCCAAAAATTAAAGGCTTatcagtttcaattcaattaCTATTTTATACAACAGATATTCCACAATAACATTTAGACCTagctaaaatatttttaaatattgttgcTCAATCCTTGGAAGGTTAATTTCTAAAACTAACAAAAACTatacatataaatttaaaaatttcaatgttagtcaacgaaaaataaaacatgCACCCTAACCACTTAAAACTAGAAACCAACTCCTTACCTACTATGTTGCAAACTTGCTTTGGTATACCTTTTGTTGATTGGTTGATTTTCGGCGGCAGTGACAGTGCTGCTACCCGGGACTACGACGCCCGAGTCCTTATTGGAGGCAAAGCTGGATTCAGGGGACATCGGTGGCAAACCGGTGCTAACAGTGCTCGGTTCGGATTTGGTGCTGTGCTCTTTGCACATCTGATAACAACGATCGCACAATCCATTACGCAACGGTACCGCTGAACAACCGCTGGTGGTGATTGTGATTAGATTGTGACCCACTAGCCAGGTGTTGGATTGACCTCCTCTAAGGAGAAATTCAGCAGCCGGGCTCCTTTTCGACATTCCCCCACATGGTGAAAACGTATGGTTGGCCATAAAGTCAATGCAAGTTTCAGCCAACTCAGAGTGAAAGATGTAAAGATCATTGTTTGGCTTTGAAGAACGCTGAGAGGATTGTTGTTGTATCGAATTACGATCGCCCGCACCTCTACGCTTCGAGCTTTGTTCGGTTAAGCTTGAACTACGTTTGCGATTCGATGAATCTTCATTGATTTGAGAAAAATCAGCTCGTGGTTTTGAAACATCCTGAAAGGGGGTGTGAATGTACGATTCAAGACCTTTCACAATGTAGTCGACAAGATTTTTACGCATTGGCAATCGACATTTAAGGAACCAACCAGCAATGACGTGGTGAGCCAGTGATACGGTATAGTGATCGTAACGATATGGGTTTGTGTACGGAAAGGACATGGCCACTACGTACATGTGCTCCAAAACACGGAGATTTGCGATTCGATCATTCGGTAGATGGCTTAGTGTGGAGAGAAACTCCAGCACCGGAATTGCGACAGTCGTTGTATTGGCCATTTTGCTCAGTTCAAACAAGACATCGGTTAACTTCGAAACCAAAGGATCTGGCATTTCGAGCAGCAGAACCGTTAATGTCTGAATGCAAACCTGCGGTCTTCTTGAGATTAATCCCTGTTTGAGGGCCTCGATAATACTCTTTTTCGTTGAAAACTCCAAATGTTGGTGATACGTAGCAAGACTGGCCAATGCTGGTAGAACTAAGTCCTGAATGTCGGATTGAGTTGGTTTGTGTGGGTAAAAGAAATGTTTCTCCACTAGCGACGTTCGGTCATTGTAAATTCTAAACAATGTTTTGGCCAATGAATCCACATCGTTGCCTTGTATTAAGGCTTTATTTTCCATGATGTTCGGAAGTTCACTAAGAACCTGCTGAATGACCTGCCAATCTCTTTCCTCATTAAGACAGATTACGATAATTTGACAACCGCGCTTGATGGAAATTGTTGTCAAATTACTAGCAGCGGCCACTTCATTAGCCTTCACAGCATCTTGTTGCGTTAGATTCAACTGACTGTTAGACGGAGCTTGTTGAGACCCGCTGGATATCTGCTGTGGCTGCATGCTTTGATGCTGGTATGGCCCCTCAATTCCCAAATAATAGCTGAACCGTATCTTGTTTGCGTTGACAGGATCGGGATAACCTACATGAAATGAAGCATTTGCTCGCGCTTTCATCATCCAAGAAAAGATTTTCATTCTTACAATATTCACATTCTGAAACACAACCGGATTTTCGTAATGAGCTTCCATTGCACGCATAAGCAAATGGTATGTTTTAATCGCATGTGTTGACGGTAGACGGTAAAGTTTAACACCGAAAATTCGAATCAGTCCATCAACAAGTACTATAATATCCTCTACATCTCTGACTGAGTTTATAATAGTTTTAACGTGTAAATCATAGGGGCGTTGTAACATTTTACCAACGATTTCAAGTAGCTCGAAGCATCGCTTGGTGTCGCAGTGTAATATAAACTCAATCAATGCTTTTGCAACGGCGGTTCTTACTTCTAGATCGGTTTCGTGAACCACACCTGCAAAATGTACCATTACAATACGCTCCAAGATTTCCTCCTCGTATGCTGCCCGGTTCAATTGCATAACTCGGACCAAAGCCTGAACAGCATACACACGAATCATCGTGTTTTTCATCTTATAGAAACGGTCCATAAAAGAACAGAGCTCCAGCAACCACTGGGGCCGTGTAGCCGAAATCTTCATTGTCATGTACTCGATCAGTCTTTTTACTGAGCATTCTGGACGCTCGTTAGACACCTTCTCGATTAATCCGTAGATTTTCTCCGGGTCGGCGTTAATGTCGTTTCGCTGAAGCAGCTCCTCTATCAGATCCAGCGTCTCGTGAAAGTGCTTCACCACATTATTCTCGAGCGGTAGTTTGTGTTTGGATAAATTGTACGAGATCTCGGTCATAATGTCACAAATTATATCCCACGTTGGTTCATTCAGCTCTGCGCCACTTTTCTGAATTAACCGGTGTATGCTGAGAATGACTTCGTAGGTCACAACCACATGCTCACTTTTTAGTGCCTATGAGAAAAGAAGACGATGGGATTAGAGCTCCAACAGGATATTACTCGACTTCTTAATATATGGTAAATATACTTACATTCCAAAAACTGTTCAGAACAATCGACGGTGAACAGTTCAATATCGGTACCGGGCACCCGCTTACACCCCACAGTCCTACGTTGGTGTGAAATATAGCACCCCGCAGCAGTGCCTCATCCGGATAGAACGTTTTATCGTTTAAAATATTACACATCGTCAATAGAGTCGCGTGGCCCAACGCAGTTCCGAAAAGATTCTTCATAATTTTCCACGAGGTCTGACAGTACGCTTCTCGGTTTACCGTCCGGCAAAGAATAACGATAAACAGCGTCAGCGTTTCGTTCGGTATGATGGCATAACATATGAAGCAGTCCAACACCGACAAACATAGTAAAATGGTCTGAGTATCTTCCACCTTACACGTAATGTCGAATATATAGTTCACCACTCCAACCAGAAAATTTTTCTCCAAGCTAGCGGCATTGTACTTCACTAGATTTACGATCAAATCCAACAGTGGAACAATAAGCCCAGCCTGATCAATTTGAGGGATCCACGAAACCAAAAAAGAACCAATCTCCTTTTCAAAATATTGAATGTTTTTCCCATTCTCAGTAAGACTTTTCAGCATTTCCAAACGATAAGCGATATCTTCGGGTTCTTCATGCGACACAATCACACGAAAAAATTGTGCCCTCATAAGTTTCAAATTGTCGTACTGTCCTTGAATCAGCTTGCAGTAAAAACTTAGGGCAACATGGCGCTGCTCGGTAGATTTATTGGCCACTATCAAATCTTTCGTTAACTGCCATAATAGCTGAACAGAGTCCGCTTCCAGCCGGTACTTGATTACATCTTCACTAAAATCTTTCAACGCTTTGCACCGTTGGCCTACTGGAGTTTCGGGCTGAAGCTCTCGTTCTAATTCCGGCGATATAGGAAAATAGTTTCTGTCGCGGTGGGTAGCTAAcaccaaaaagaaaaaaacgtaAAACCTAAACACGAGCAGTATA encodes:
- the LOC129721877 gene encoding tuberin isoform X2 codes for the protein MSTKDKENTLNKLKQFFRISRSSGATHRDRNYFPISPELERELQPETPVGQRCKALKDFSEDVIKYRLEADSVQLLWQLTKDLIVANKSTEQRHVALSFYCKLIQGQYDNLKLMRAQFFRVIVSHEEPEDIAYRLEMLKSLTENGKNIQYFEKEIGSFLVSWIPQIDQAGLIVPLLDLIVNLVKYNAASLEKNFLVGVVNYIFDITCKVEDTQTILLCLSVLDCFICYAIIPNETLTLFIVILCRTVNREAYCQTSWKIMKNLFGTALGHATLLTMCNILNDKTFYPDEALLRGAIFHTNVGLWGVSGCPVPILNCSPSIVLNSFWNALKSEHVVVTYEVILSIHRLIQKSGAELNEPTWDIICDIMTEISYNLSKHKLPLENNVVKHFHETLDLIEELLQRNDINADPEKIYGLIEKVSNERPECSVKRLIEYMTMKISATRPQWLLELCSFMDRFYKMKNTMIRVYAVQALVRVMQLNRAAYEEEILERIVMVHFAGVVHETDLEVRTAVAKALIEFILHCDTKRCFELLEIVGKMLQRPYDLHVKTIINSVRDVEDIIVLVDGLIRIFGVKLYRLPSTHAIKTYHLLMRAMEAHYENPVVFQNVNIVRMKIFSWMMKARANASFHVGYPDPVNANKIRFSYYLGIEGPYQHQSMQPQQISSGSQQAPSNSQLNLTQQDAVKANEVAAASNLTTISIKRGCQIIVICLNEERDWQVIQQVLSELPNIMENKALIQGNDVDSLAKTLFRIYNDRTSLVEKHFFYPHKPTQSDIQDLVLPALASLATYHQHLEFSTKKSIIEALKQGLISRRPQVCIQTLTVLLLEMPDPLVSKLTDVLFELSKMANTTTVAIPVLEFLSTLSHLPNDRIANLRVLEHMYVVAMSFPYTNPYRYDHYTVSLAHHVIAGWFLKCRLPMRKNLVDYIVKGLESYIHTPFQDVSKPRADFSQINEDSSNRKRSSSLTEQSSKRRGAGDRNSIQQQSSQRSSKPNNDLYIFHSELAETCIDFMANHTFSPCGGMSKRSPAAEFLLRGGQSNTWLVGHNLITITTSGCSAVPLRNGLCDRCYQMCKEHSTKSEPSTVSTGLPPMSPESSFASNKDSGVVVPGSSTVTAAENQPINKRYTKASLQHSSANESDSTELTSSTSSSTAATPFPHVASTTVANNRFFRQGSQEGYSSGSLETLSRRGSNPDVIADHATSTASTDHQQPQTNLAVARSESALITTLGNKLILPQHQQQSQQQAGVTVGGVGGSGVSAAAGLMDKPIQLCACSCTGWAEICIRRPTGVLSWMMRVQNQLIYDSAMGEFPLQDLTALFIPSLGGGIVGVDFLGKIGRNPSNGNLSIPVTAGVSTASLFNEEADLIVNSVQSGQSNPSVPKAKVSISDEVFEIRKKEDECSDVGEEDMSGELGADRVSSTGPIDIPRPSKNDDTDEPVEQKDEEDDPDVEFDGPEGRSRNPVRRVNSSPEMTSNWKGQFISKATKDVSAGPAVQAIESFESVPESEGQQKKKNYGKGVSCEAIPEEIAGCTPPSGPKTTVSSESNESLTVRASGNVKQQADFTTSGATLHPSASLPESSGSENTSTVIPRKQHSADDAISSRMEPTSSSTEAIASPAMTQPIVQTLSSTSLNLKLPMEKVTTKPPQSPAPLSPRLLARNPINGKLHSSSGTASPSFTAMSGGGMHSNENDIPRGRSKTISVAREHYSRDNLKWGLNKNTNAARFRGEQSSGGAASRSVISPSFVFLQLYHSGQFNSTDKPILMDKETSDKSIHLLDLIAPFEKHKIGVLYVGAGQVGCETDILKNRYGSLRYAKFLQKLGTLVAIKEAKEHNFFIDLECSGKDGNFTYIWQDDIVQVTFHVATLMPNHKHDPNCNEKKKHIGNDFVSIVYNESGEEYDLKTIKAQFNYACVVIEPMELESNRVFVLAKTDISQHVCSKPKVVSDSSAPLLARQMALHANLASMVSQSLKTKNQNPYASNWLERLRKIKNIRAKMKGFESHDQPGSGSRSAGGSVGSAQDLSTPSTTRGDDFTMYTQ
- the LOC129721877 gene encoding tuberin isoform X1, whose protein sequence is MSTKDKENTLNKLKQFFRISRSSGATHRDRNYFPISPELERELQPETPVGQRCKALKDFSEDVIKYRLEADSVQLLWQLTKDLIVANKSTEQRHVALSFYCKLIQGQYDNLKLMRAQFFRVIVSHEEPEDIAYRLEMLKSLTENGKNIQYFEKEIGSFLVSWIPQIDQAGLIVPLLDLIVNLVKYNAASLEKNFLVGVVNYIFDITCKVEDTQTILLCLSVLDCFICYAIIPNETLTLFIVILCRTVNREAYCQTSWKIMKNLFGTALGHATLLTMCNILNDKTFYPDEALLRGAIFHTNVGLWGVSGCPVPILNCSPSIVLNSFWNALKSEHVVVTYEVILSIHRLIQKSGAELNEPTWDIICDIMTEISYNLSKHKLPLENNVVKHFHETLDLIEELLQRNDINADPEKIYGLIEKVSNERPECSVKRLIEYMTMKISATRPQWLLELCSFMDRFYKMKNTMIRVYAVQALVRVMQLNRAAYEEEILERIVMVHFAGVVHETDLEVRTAVAKALIEFILHCDTKRCFELLEIVGKMLQRPYDLHVKTIINSVRDVEDIIVLVDGLIRIFGVKLYRLPSTHAIKTYHLLMRAMEAHYENPVVFQNVNIVRMKIFSWMMKARANASFHVGYPDPVNANKIRFSYYLGIEGPYQHQSMQPQQISSGSQQAPSNSQLNLTQQDAVKANEVAAASNLTTISIKRGCQIIVICLNEERDWQVIQQVLSELPNIMENKALIQGNDVDSLAKTLFRIYNDRTSLVEKHFFYPHKPTQSDIQDLVLPALASLATYHQHLEFSTKKSIIEALKQGLISRRPQVCIQTLTVLLLEMPDPLVSKLTDVLFELSKMANTTTVAIPVLEFLSTLSHLPNDRIANLRVLEHMYVVAMSFPYTNPYRYDHYTVSLAHHVIAGWFLKCRLPMRKNLVDYIVKGLESYIHTPFQDVSKPRADFSQINEDSSNRKRSSSLTEQSSKRRGAGDRNSIQQQSSQRSSKPNNDLYIFHSELAETCIDFMANHTFSPCGGMSKRSPAAEFLLRGGQSNTWLVGHNLITITTSGCSAVPLRNGLCDRCYQMCKEHSTKSEPSTVSTGLPPMSPESSFASNKDSGVVVPGSSTVTAAENQPINKRYTKASLQHSSSANESDSTELTSSTSSSTAATPFPHVASTTVANNRFFRQGSQEGYSSGSLETLSRRGSNPDVIADHATSTASTDHQQPQTNLAVARSESALITTLGNKLILPQHQQQSQQQAGVTVGGVGGSGVSAAAGLMDKPIQLCACSCTGWAEICIRRPTGVLSWMMRVQNQLIYDSAMGEFPLQDLTALFIPSLGGGIVGVDFLGKIGRNPSNGNLSIPVTAGVSTASLFNEEADLIVNSVQSGQSNPSVPKAKVSISDEVFEIRKKEDECSDVGEEDMSGELGADRVSSTGPIDIPRPSKNDDTDEPVEQKDEEDDPDVEFDGPEGRSRNPVRRVNSSPEMTSNWKGQFISKATKDVSAGPAVQAIESFESVPESEGQQKKKNYGKGVSCEAIPEEIAGCTPPSGPKTTVSSESNESLTVRASGNVKQQADFTTSGATLHPSASLPESSGSENTSTVIPRKQHSADDAISSRMEPTSSSTEAIASPAMTQPIVQTLSSTSLNLKLPMEKVTTKPPQSPAPLSPRLLARNPINGKLHSSSGTASPSFTAMSGGGMHSNENDIPRGRSKTISVAREHYSRDNLKWGLNKNTNAARFRGEQSSGGAASRSVISPSFVFLQLYHSGQFNSTDKPILMDKETSDKSIHLLDLIAPFEKHKIGVLYVGAGQVGCETDILKNRYGSLRYAKFLQKLGTLVAIKEAKEHNFFIDLECSGKDGNFTYIWQDDIVQVTFHVATLMPNHKHDPNCNEKKKHIGNDFVSIVYNESGEEYDLKTIKAQFNYACVVIEPMELESNRVFVLAKTDISQHVCSKPKVVSDSSAPLLARQMALHANLASMVSQSLKTKNQNPYASNWLERLRKIKNIRAKMKGFESHDQPGSGSRSAGGSVGSAQDLSTPSTTRGDDFTMYTQ